In a single window of the Mycobacterium bourgelatii genome:
- a CDS encoding CDGSH iron-sulfur domain-containing protein: MSTTRVQVIPNGPVLVSGPVSVETPGGRVVESDRFMVAICTCRRSKEYPLCDTSHRRCRVPKKAAG; the protein is encoded by the coding sequence GTGAGTACGACCAGGGTGCAGGTGATCCCCAATGGCCCGGTCCTGGTTTCCGGGCCCGTCAGCGTCGAGACCCCCGGAGGCCGCGTCGTCGAGTCCGACCGGTTCATGGTGGCGATCTGTACCTGTCGGCGCAGCAAGGAATATCCGTTGTGCGATACCAGCCACCGCAGGTGCCGGGTGCCGAAAAAGGCCGCTGGCTAG
- a CDS encoding DUF4350 domain-containing protein, with product MGAGPVTSARTDSEAATKRRPWRSVLLLLTVIAIVAAVTTYLTAPRPGGTMDPEATGASGAHALVTLLRERGVEVVVANTVADVERAARADSLLLMAQTQYLRDNSLLERLARTPGDRLLVEPTSRTRAVLTPRLRSGAAKEFSSQPDCPLREANRAGTVRFGPSDAYQPKGGLQVISCYGGILVRFYDDEGRSVTVVGTNDFMTNGGLLPEGNAALAMNLAGARQRLIWFAPSRVEGENAAPSSISDLIPENVTWMVWQLWLVVLLVALWKGRRMGPLVAEELPVVVRASETVEGRGRLYRSRRARDRAAEALRTATLQRLVPRLGSGSTSDPAAVVLTVARRTGADPEFIRYHLFGPPPTTDQDLLHLARALDDIERQVTHS from the coding sequence CTGGGCGCAGGTCCGGTGACCTCCGCACGTACCGACTCCGAAGCGGCAACCAAGCGGCGGCCGTGGCGGTCAGTTCTGCTGCTACTGACCGTCATTGCCATCGTCGCGGCGGTAACCACCTACCTGACGGCGCCACGGCCCGGCGGCACCATGGACCCCGAGGCCACCGGTGCTTCGGGCGCCCATGCACTGGTGACGCTGTTGCGCGAGCGCGGCGTCGAGGTCGTCGTCGCCAATACCGTCGCCGACGTCGAGCGCGCGGCACGCGCCGACTCGCTGCTGCTGATGGCGCAGACACAATACCTGAGGGACAACTCGCTGCTGGAGCGGCTAGCGCGTACCCCCGGTGACCGGCTACTGGTCGAGCCCACATCACGCACCCGGGCGGTGCTGACCCCTCGGTTGCGCTCCGGGGCCGCCAAGGAATTCAGCAGTCAGCCCGATTGCCCGCTGCGCGAAGCGAACCGGGCCGGCACGGTTCGCTTCGGCCCGAGCGACGCCTATCAACCCAAGGGCGGCCTGCAGGTAATCAGTTGCTACGGCGGAATATTGGTCCGCTTTTACGACGACGAGGGACGCTCGGTCACGGTGGTCGGTACCAACGACTTCATGACGAACGGGGGCCTGCTGCCGGAGGGCAATGCGGCGCTCGCCATGAACCTCGCGGGGGCGCGCCAGCGCCTCATCTGGTTCGCACCCAGCCGCGTCGAGGGCGAAAACGCCGCTCCCTCGTCGATTTCCGATCTGATCCCGGAGAACGTGACCTGGATGGTCTGGCAGTTATGGCTGGTCGTCCTTCTGGTGGCGCTCTGGAAGGGCCGCCGGATGGGCCCGCTGGTGGCCGAGGAACTTCCCGTCGTCGTCCGCGCATCGGAGACCGTCGAGGGCCGCGGCCGGCTATACCGCTCCCGCCGCGCCCGCGACCGCGCCGCCGAAGCCCTACGAACCGCGACGCTGCAGCGCCTGGTGCCCCGGCTTGGCTCGGGCTCTACCTCCGACCCGGCAGCGGTGGTCCTGACAGTTGCTCGACGCACCGGCGCCGACCCGGAATTCATTCGGTATCACTTGTTTGGACCCCCGCCAACGACCGATCAGGATCTACTTCACCTCGCCCGTGCGCTCGACGACATCGAAAGGCAGGTCACCCACTCGTGA
- a CDS encoding GatB/YqeY domain-containing protein encodes MAELKSRLRSDLTESMRAQDKLRTATLRMLLAAIQTEEVSGKQARELTDEEVLKVLARESRKRGEAAEIYTQNGRGELAANEHAEARIIDEYLPTQLNDAEVADVVDTAIAQVAEQIGERPSMKQMGLVMKAATAIAEGKADGARLSAAVKERL; translated from the coding sequence ATGGCAGAACTCAAGTCCCGGCTGCGGTCCGACCTGACCGAGTCGATGCGGGCGCAGGACAAGCTGCGAACCGCCACCTTGCGCATGCTGCTGGCCGCTATCCAGACCGAGGAAGTCTCGGGCAAGCAGGCAAGAGAACTCACCGACGAGGAAGTGCTCAAGGTGCTGGCCAGGGAATCCCGGAAGCGCGGTGAGGCGGCCGAGATCTACACCCAAAACGGCCGTGGCGAGCTCGCCGCCAACGAGCACGCCGAGGCGCGAATCATCGACGAATATCTGCCGACGCAACTCAACGACGCCGAGGTGGCCGACGTGGTCGACACCGCGATCGCCCAGGTGGCGGAGCAGATCGGTGAGCGGCCCAGCATGAAGCAGATGGGTCTGGTGATGAAGGCCGCTACCGCGATAGCCGAAGGAAAGGCAGACGGGGCGCGCCTGTCGGCGGCGGTCAAAGAGCGGCTCTAG
- a CDS encoding iron-containing redox enzyme family protein, with protein sequence MPSKDERSVAAEPNLPAGYGPLSIAVRRALTGPAPRDQFARISASVGDVDPYGLDLQLALYMCYELHYRGFAGVDPMWEWNPALLHLRAELERAFLASVRRDVGPIEPHHTAAAEMEAISVEPPDGTGPSYYLRDSGTWQQMCEYFVHRSLYHLKEGDPHAWAIPRLTGRAKASFVAIEFDEFGAGHGSRLHQQLFADLLDAAGLDSTYLAYLNVATAESLAVVNIMSLFGLHRRLRGATIGHFAATEITSPPGSARLVAALRRMEAPEACVRFYSEHVEADAVHEQVVRHDVVGDLVAREPQIESDIVFGMRAHALVENRLADCMLEAWQAGRSSLRPPLFG encoded by the coding sequence ATGCCTAGCAAAGACGAACGCAGCGTTGCGGCTGAGCCAAACCTGCCGGCTGGCTACGGCCCCCTGTCGATCGCCGTTCGCCGTGCCCTGACCGGTCCTGCGCCCCGCGACCAGTTCGCTCGTATCAGCGCATCAGTAGGCGACGTCGATCCGTATGGACTGGACCTGCAGTTGGCGTTGTACATGTGCTACGAGCTGCACTACCGCGGCTTCGCCGGAGTGGATCCGATGTGGGAGTGGAACCCCGCGCTGCTCCACCTGCGAGCCGAGTTGGAGCGAGCGTTCTTGGCGAGCGTGCGACGCGACGTCGGACCTATCGAACCCCACCACACCGCGGCGGCCGAAATGGAGGCGATCTCGGTCGAGCCGCCAGACGGTACCGGACCCTCGTATTACCTGCGCGACAGCGGCACCTGGCAGCAGATGTGTGAGTATTTCGTGCACCGGTCGCTGTACCACCTCAAAGAGGGCGATCCGCATGCCTGGGCCATTCCACGCCTGACGGGCCGGGCGAAGGCGTCGTTCGTCGCAATCGAGTTCGACGAATTCGGCGCGGGACACGGCTCGCGACTGCACCAACAACTCTTCGCCGACCTGTTGGACGCGGCCGGACTGGATTCCACGTACCTCGCCTACCTCAACGTTGCTACGGCCGAGTCATTGGCCGTCGTCAACATCATGTCGCTCTTCGGGTTGCACCGCCGGTTGCGCGGCGCGACCATCGGACACTTCGCGGCCACCGAGATCACCTCGCCGCCGGGTTCGGCACGCTTGGTCGCCGCGTTACGCCGGATGGAGGCCCCAGAGGCTTGCGTCAGGTTCTACAGCGAGCACGTGGAAGCAGATGCGGTACATGAGCAAGTGGTGCGCCACGACGTGGTGGGCGATCTCGTTGCCCGCGAGCCACAAATCGAAAGCGACATCGTGTTCGGGATGCGCGCCCACGCCCTCGTCGAAAACCGTTTGGCGGACTGCATGCTTGAGGCATGGCAGGCCGGCCGATCTTCCCTGCGGCCGCCGTTGTTCGGCTAG
- a CDS encoding SRPBCC family protein: protein MASLGLGLSEVLAPGKVAALAGIDDSQRTRTVTRALGIRECGHGAALLLGSPKLVWTRVAGDALDIALLVTGLRRSNGDAAGRRRRGALTAVALTAIGGADLYAALRASGGNGQSDTGRHANAPRHQTLRAAITVRRPLEEVYRFWRELENLPSFMYHLESVTTSSDGRSHWTAKAPVGQPIRWDAQLTEDMPNKRIAWQSLPGSGIQNGGCVDFAPDSAGDGTEVRVAIGYHLPGGAVAKAGATLLGESPDQQVNDDLRRFKQILETGQVMRSDGSPEGTAAFRQMHQQAAQPEGASR from the coding sequence GTGGCCAGCTTGGGGCTGGGTCTCAGCGAAGTGCTGGCCCCCGGAAAGGTCGCCGCGCTCGCCGGCATCGACGACAGCCAACGAACACGCACGGTGACCCGAGCACTCGGCATACGTGAGTGCGGCCACGGCGCGGCGTTGTTGCTTGGCTCGCCGAAACTGGTGTGGACGAGGGTGGCCGGCGACGCGCTGGATATCGCGTTACTGGTAACCGGCCTCCGGCGGAGCAACGGCGACGCTGCCGGGCGCCGCAGGCGGGGTGCCCTGACCGCCGTCGCTTTGACTGCCATTGGCGGAGCAGACCTCTACGCCGCCCTGCGCGCCTCGGGCGGCAACGGCCAGTCGGACACCGGTCGGCATGCAAATGCCCCGCGGCATCAGACGTTGCGCGCCGCCATCACCGTGCGGCGGCCTTTGGAGGAGGTCTATCGCTTTTGGCGCGAGCTGGAGAACCTGCCTAGCTTCATGTACCACCTTGAGTCGGTGACCACCAGCTCCGACGGCCGCTCGCATTGGACCGCGAAAGCGCCCGTGGGACAGCCCATTCGGTGGGACGCACAGCTCACCGAAGACATGCCGAACAAACGCATTGCCTGGCAGTCACTGCCCGGCTCCGGCATTCAGAACGGGGGCTGTGTCGACTTCGCGCCGGATAGCGCCGGTGACGGCACCGAAGTTCGTGTTGCGATCGGGTACCACCTCCCCGGCGGCGCAGTGGCCAAGGCGGGGGCCACGCTGCTGGGCGAGTCGCCCGACCAGCAAGTCAACGATGACCTGCGCCGCTTCAAACAGATCCTGGAGACGGGTCAGGTCATGCGTTCGGACGGGTCACCCGAGGGCACCGCAGCGTTCCGGCAGATGCATCAGCAGGCGGCGCAACCTGAAGGGGCGAGTCGATGA
- a CDS encoding zinc-dependent alcohol dehydrogenase: MKATVYAGRNSVEVQTVPDPTILNDRDAIVRITSTAICGSDLHLYDGYIPTVQRGDVLGHEFMGEVVEVGKGVTNLRAGDRVVVPFPIACGACSACERDLYSLCENSNPNAGIAEKLMGHSPAGLFGYSHMLGGFAGGQAEYARVPFADVGPLKVDDDLTDDQVLFLSDILPTGYMGAEMCDIKSGDIVAVWGAGPVGLFAMVSALLLGAAKVVAIDQVPYRLELAKKLGATPLNFAETSVLEELQDMTAGRGPDHCIDAVGMEARNSTTAVDAYDRVKQAMRLETERPHALREAAMSCRNGGTISIVGVYGGLMDKFPIGAVMNRSLTIKTGQCHVHRYMRPLLELIRKGEIDPTMIISHHLELDQAPHGYEIFKHKQDNCTKVILKP; this comes from the coding sequence ATGAAGGCCACGGTTTACGCGGGACGCAACAGCGTCGAAGTGCAGACGGTTCCGGACCCGACCATCCTCAACGATCGCGATGCCATCGTGCGCATCACCTCGACGGCGATCTGCGGCTCGGACCTACACCTCTACGACGGCTACATCCCGACCGTCCAGCGTGGCGATGTGCTGGGCCATGAGTTCATGGGCGAGGTCGTCGAAGTCGGCAAGGGAGTTACTAATTTGAGGGCAGGCGACCGAGTGGTGGTGCCGTTTCCCATCGCCTGCGGCGCGTGCTCGGCCTGTGAGCGCGATCTTTATTCATTGTGTGAGAACTCGAATCCGAATGCAGGCATCGCCGAAAAGTTGATGGGCCATTCTCCTGCAGGGCTGTTCGGGTATTCCCACATGCTGGGCGGCTTTGCCGGCGGGCAAGCGGAATACGCGCGCGTGCCTTTCGCCGACGTGGGGCCGCTGAAGGTTGACGACGATCTGACCGACGACCAGGTGCTTTTCCTGTCTGACATCTTGCCCACCGGTTACATGGGTGCCGAGATGTGCGACATCAAGTCCGGCGACATCGTCGCGGTCTGGGGCGCCGGGCCGGTGGGGCTGTTCGCGATGGTGAGTGCGCTGTTGTTGGGCGCAGCCAAAGTCGTTGCCATCGACCAAGTTCCATATCGATTGGAGCTTGCCAAGAAGCTGGGTGCGACCCCACTCAACTTCGCCGAAACATCGGTGCTCGAGGAACTGCAAGACATGACGGCCGGACGCGGTCCCGATCATTGCATCGACGCGGTCGGAATGGAGGCACGCAACTCCACCACTGCGGTGGATGCCTATGATCGGGTAAAGCAAGCCATGCGGTTGGAAACCGAACGCCCACATGCTCTTAGGGAAGCTGCGATGAGTTGCCGCAACGGCGGCACGATCTCGATCGTCGGGGTGTATGGCGGCTTGATGGACAAGTTTCCGATCGGCGCAGTGATGAACCGCTCGCTCACCATCAAGACGGGCCAGTGCCATGTGCACCGGTATATGCGCCCCCTGCTCGAACTGATCCGCAAAGGCGAGATCGACCCCACCATGATCATCAGCCATCACCTGGAACTGGACCAGGCGCCGCACGGCTACGAGATCTTCAAGCACAAACAGGACAACTGCACCAAGGTCATCCTCAAACCGTAA
- a CDS encoding type 1 glutamine amidotransferase domain-containing protein, giving the protein MSDELQGKKIAILAADGVEKVELEQPRKVLQEAGARVEVLSLQTGEIQARNHDLEPAGTFTVDRAVSDAAVDEFDGLVLPGGTVNPDKLRKDETAVSFVRGFVESGKPVAAICHGPWTLVEADVIRGRTLTSYPSIRTDLKNAGANVVDEEVVVDGNIITSRSPKDLEAFCTRIVKELVQSSAS; this is encoded by the coding sequence ATGTCAGACGAGTTGCAGGGCAAGAAGATTGCCATACTGGCTGCGGATGGCGTCGAGAAGGTCGAGCTGGAGCAACCGCGCAAGGTGCTTCAGGAAGCAGGTGCTCGAGTCGAGGTGCTCTCGTTGCAAACGGGTGAAATTCAAGCACGCAACCACGATCTGGAACCGGCCGGGACCTTCACCGTCGACCGCGCCGTGTCGGACGCCGCGGTTGACGAATTCGACGGTCTGGTGCTGCCCGGCGGCACGGTCAACCCGGACAAGCTCCGCAAGGACGAAACCGCCGTCTCCTTCGTTCGCGGATTCGTCGAATCCGGAAAGCCTGTCGCGGCGATCTGTCATGGTCCCTGGACGTTGGTAGAGGCCGACGTCATTCGAGGACGCACGTTGACGTCGTATCCGAGCATCCGCACCGACCTGAAAAATGCGGGCGCTAACGTGGTCGACGAGGAGGTTGTCGTCGACGGCAACATCATTACCAGTCGGTCGCCAAAGGACCTAGAGGCCTTCTGCACGAGGATAGTCAAGGAATTGGTCCAGAGTTCAGCGAGTTGA
- a CDS encoding LLM class F420-dependent oxidoreductase gives MTRFGYTLMTEQSDPKSLVRDAVSAEEHGFDFEVCSDHFSPWLTSQGHAPNAWAVMGAVAHATQQVDLYTYVTCPTMRYHPAIVAQQAATVQILADGRFTLGLGSGENLNEHVVGKGWPMVERRHDMLREAIKIIRELFGGRLVNFTGEYFQVDSARLWDVPDVPVGLAVAMSGKKSIDKLGKLADHLVAVEPDGGLVDAWHSVRQAAGMAGGGRVIGQIPICWDPDRDTAVERARDQFRWFGGGWGVNADLPTPAGFAAATQFVRPEDVAENIPCGPDLDAIVEAVKPYWETGFTDIALLQIGGESQELFVKEAAEPLLKALREAAG, from the coding sequence ATGACGCGGTTCGGCTACACCCTGATGACAGAGCAAAGTGACCCGAAAAGCCTTGTGCGCGACGCGGTATCGGCCGAAGAACACGGCTTTGACTTTGAGGTGTGCAGCGACCATTTCTCGCCGTGGCTGACGTCACAGGGACACGCACCAAACGCCTGGGCGGTCATGGGCGCTGTCGCCCACGCGACACAGCAAGTCGATCTCTACACCTACGTGACCTGTCCGACCATGCGCTATCACCCGGCGATCGTTGCCCAGCAGGCGGCGACCGTGCAGATCCTGGCCGACGGTCGGTTCACGCTGGGACTGGGGAGCGGCGAAAACCTCAATGAACACGTGGTCGGCAAAGGCTGGCCAATGGTCGAGCGACGCCACGACATGCTGCGTGAGGCCATCAAGATCATCCGCGAGCTTTTCGGTGGGCGCCTGGTGAACTTCACCGGCGAGTACTTTCAGGTTGATTCCGCGCGCCTCTGGGACGTCCCAGATGTGCCCGTCGGCCTCGCGGTTGCCATGAGCGGCAAGAAGTCCATCGACAAGTTGGGCAAACTCGCCGACCATCTGGTTGCGGTGGAACCCGACGGTGGATTGGTGGATGCCTGGCACTCGGTACGCCAGGCGGCCGGAATGGCCGGGGGCGGGCGGGTGATCGGACAGATACCGATTTGCTGGGATCCCGACCGCGATACGGCCGTCGAGCGTGCTCGCGATCAGTTTCGCTGGTTTGGGGGCGGCTGGGGCGTCAACGCCGACTTGCCGACGCCGGCGGGTTTCGCCGCGGCTACCCAGTTCGTTCGTCCCGAGGACGTCGCCGAAAACATTCCGTGCGGCCCGGACCTCGATGCGATCGTCGAGGCCGTCAAGCCTTACTGGGAAACCGGGTTCACCGACATCGCATTGCTGCAGATTGGCGGCGAATCGCAGGAGCTGTTCGTCAAGGAAGCCGCCGAGCCATTGCTCAAAGCGCTGCGCGAGGCCGCCGGCTGA
- a CDS encoding AAA family ATPase: MTHSGYGSSPSPQAPPTQSPAAESAREALLGLRAEIAKAVVGQDGVISGLVIALLCRGHVLLEGVPGVAKTLMIRALAAALQLEFKRVQFTPDLMPGDVTGSLVYDTHTAEFEFRPGPVFTNLLLADEINRTPPKTQAALLEAMEERQVTVEGKAKPLPDPFIVAATQNPIEYEGTYQLPEAQLDRFLLKLNVTLPARDAEIAILSRHAHGFDPRDLSAIKPVAGPSDLVAAREAVAQVLVADEVLGYIVDIVGATRSSPSLQLGVSPRGATALLGTARSWAWLSGRNYVTPDDVKAMARPTLRHRIMLRPEAELEGATPDGVLDGILASVPVPR, from the coding sequence GTGACGCATTCCGGTTATGGGTCCTCGCCCAGCCCGCAAGCCCCGCCCACCCAGTCCCCCGCCGCAGAGTCGGCCCGGGAGGCGCTGCTGGGCCTGCGCGCCGAGATCGCCAAGGCCGTCGTCGGACAGGACGGCGTGATCAGTGGCCTGGTGATCGCGCTGCTGTGCCGGGGCCACGTGCTCTTGGAAGGTGTTCCGGGAGTGGCCAAGACGCTGATGATCAGGGCGTTGGCCGCCGCCTTGCAGCTGGAGTTCAAGCGGGTGCAGTTCACTCCCGACCTGATGCCCGGCGACGTCACCGGCTCGCTGGTCTACGACACCCACACCGCGGAGTTCGAGTTCCGGCCCGGACCGGTGTTCACCAACCTCCTGCTGGCGGATGAAATCAACCGCACCCCACCCAAGACCCAGGCCGCGTTGCTCGAAGCGATGGAGGAGCGCCAGGTCACCGTCGAAGGCAAGGCCAAGCCCCTCCCCGACCCGTTCATCGTCGCCGCGACGCAGAACCCGATCGAGTACGAGGGCACCTACCAGTTGCCCGAGGCGCAGCTCGACCGCTTCCTGCTCAAACTCAACGTGACGCTGCCCGCGCGCGACGCCGAGATCGCCATCCTCAGCCGGCACGCTCACGGCTTCGACCCCCGCGACCTGTCCGCGATCAAACCCGTGGCCGGCCCATCCGACCTGGTCGCCGCCCGTGAGGCGGTGGCCCAGGTACTGGTCGCCGACGAGGTGCTGGGCTACATCGTCGACATCGTCGGCGCCACCCGCTCCTCGCCCTCGCTGCAACTGGGTGTCTCACCCCGTGGTGCGACGGCGCTGCTGGGTACCGCTCGGTCGTGGGCGTGGCTGTCCGGGCGCAACTACGTCACTCCCGACGACGTCAAGGCCATGGCCCGGCCGACGCTGCGACACCGGATCATGCTGCGCCCGGAAGCCGAGCTCGAAGGCGCCACCCCTGACGGCGTCCTGGACGGAATCCTGGCCTCGGTCCCGGTGCCCCGCTAG
- a CDS encoding DUF4129 domain-containing protein yields the protein MPAIDIDRDAAHDAAQRELNKPIYPKDSLPNRINDWIAELLYKLLEKSSEIPGGYFTATVLIIILAIGIAVAVQTARRTLQTNRGGDARLFDVGELTAAQHRATAEGYAAEGNWAAAIRHRLRAVARQLEETGVLNPAPGRTANELAIDAGEALPHLRGELSQAATAFNDVTYGERPGTQAAYQLIADLDDHLRSRSTASSAVEPPAAFDSWAQVR from the coding sequence ATGCCTGCCATCGATATCGATCGCGATGCCGCGCACGACGCCGCGCAGCGCGAGCTGAACAAACCGATCTACCCGAAGGACTCGCTGCCGAACCGGATCAACGACTGGATCGCCGAACTGCTCTACAAACTGCTGGAGAAGAGTTCCGAGATACCCGGCGGATACTTCACCGCGACCGTGTTGATCATCATCCTGGCGATCGGCATAGCCGTCGCCGTACAAACCGCACGCCGCACCCTGCAAACCAACCGGGGCGGCGATGCGCGGCTCTTCGACGTCGGCGAGCTAACGGCCGCCCAGCATCGCGCCACAGCGGAAGGCTATGCCGCCGAAGGCAATTGGGCTGCTGCCATCCGGCACCGGCTGCGCGCGGTGGCTCGGCAATTGGAAGAGACCGGCGTGCTCAACCCGGCACCGGGCCGCACCGCCAACGAGCTGGCCATCGACGCCGGCGAGGCCTTACCACATTTGAGAGGCGAATTGTCCCAGGCGGCAACGGCGTTCAACGACGTCACCTACGGTGAACGGCCCGGAACCCAGGCCGCATACCAGTTGATCGCCGACCTCGATGACCACCTGCGGTCGCGTTCCACCGCCTCGTCGGCAGTGGAACCACCGGCCGCATTCGATTCCTGGGCGCAGGTCCGGTGA
- a CDS encoding group II intron maturase-specific domain-containing protein: MISPLLANIYLHVLDTELAARGVGELVRYADDGVVLCRTAAQAEHALAAVGEVLASLGLRLHPEKTKVVDLRAGREGLDFLGCHFRARMSGRLWEQKRVIRYYLHRWPSQAAMARLRAKVRDRTGRTRVGLDIRDVIAELTPILRGWGNYFRTGNAAEKFRQIDRYVWWRLFRLMVKKRGRNLRAGQADQWTEKWFNGHGLHRLGGTIRYPKAA, encoded by the coding sequence GTGATCTCGCCGTTGTTGGCCAATATCTATCTGCATGTGCTCGACACTGAACTCGCTGCCCGTGGGGTGGGTGAGTTGGTGCGTTACGCCGATGATGGTGTGGTGTTGTGCCGCACGGCGGCGCAAGCTGAGCACGCTTTGGCGGCGGTGGGAGAAGTCCTGGCGTCGTTGGGGTTGCGGCTGCATCCGGAGAAGACGAAGGTGGTTGACCTGCGGGCAGGACGTGAGGGCCTGGATTTTCTGGGTTGTCATTTCCGGGCGCGTATGTCGGGACGGCTGTGGGAGCAAAAGCGAGTGATCCGCTACTACTTGCACCGTTGGCCCAGCCAAGCGGCGATGGCCCGGTTGCGGGCCAAGGTGCGCGATCGCACCGGTCGTACCCGGGTCGGTCTCGATATCCGTGATGTGATCGCGGAGTTGACGCCGATTCTTCGCGGCTGGGGAAACTACTTTCGTACCGGTAATGCCGCTGAGAAGTTCCGCCAGATCGACCGGTACGTCTGGTGGCGGCTGTTCCGCTTGATGGTCAAGAAGCGGGGCCGCAATCTGCGTGCTGGACAAGCAGATCAGTGGACCGAGAAGTGGTTTAACGGGCACGGCCTGCACCGGCTTGGTGGCACCATCCGCTACCCAAAGGCTGCGTAA
- a CDS encoding HemK2/MTQ2 family protein methyltransferase: MTITCPGPGDTLIAEPVYRPQHDSRLLVSAMRKSGLIPKRRVLDLCTGSGFIAISAAEMGCASVTAFDICPHAVRNSRGNAAGAGVKVDVRQGSWVKALDCGPFDVVVSNPPYVPTPPDADDEIIDAAAGPSWAWNAGPDGRLVLDPLCESAPKLLSDDGSLLLVQSALAGVEESLDALRASGLEAKVVASQLIPFGPVLSARAAWLEETGQVPRGCREEEIVVIRADKS, translated from the coding sequence ATGACAATCACGTGCCCCGGTCCGGGCGACACACTGATCGCTGAACCCGTTTATCGGCCACAGCACGACTCGCGCCTGCTAGTCAGCGCGATGCGAAAGTCGGGCTTGATCCCAAAACGCAGGGTATTGGACCTGTGTACTGGAAGCGGCTTTATTGCAATCTCCGCCGCTGAAATGGGGTGCGCCAGCGTCACCGCGTTCGACATCTGCCCGCACGCCGTGCGCAACTCACGCGGCAATGCGGCCGGTGCCGGGGTAAAAGTGGACGTCCGGCAGGGATCGTGGGTCAAGGCGCTCGATTGCGGTCCGTTCGACGTAGTGGTGTCCAACCCGCCGTACGTCCCGACCCCGCCCGACGCCGACGACGAAATCATCGACGCTGCCGCCGGACCCTCTTGGGCCTGGAATGCCGGGCCGGACGGTCGACTGGTTCTCGATCCGTTGTGCGAGTCTGCTCCGAAGCTGTTGTCCGACGACGGATCTCTGCTGCTGGTGCAGTCGGCGCTCGCCGGTGTGGAAGAGTCACTGGACGCTTTGCGTGCGTCGGGATTGGAAGCGAAAGTCGTTGCTTCTCAATTGATACCTTTCGGCCCGGTACTATCGGCCCGTGCGGCCTGGCTCGAGGAAACCGGCCAGGTGCCTCGTGGCTGCCGGGAAGAGGAGATCGTCGTGATACGGGCGGACAAATCGTGA
- a CDS encoding reverse transcriptase domain-containing protein has product MTEVTRSNYPGRPSLAVADDEPLVVSPVKVQQLQRVLWAAAKQSEGRRFHALYDRIYRGDVLWEAWERVRKNKGAAGVDRITVAAVEDYGVDRMLRELRRDLREGVYLPAPARRVEIPKPRGGKRPLGIPTVRDRVAQAAAKIVLEPIFEADFLPCSYGFRPRRSAVMAKERLRTGFIEGQVFVVEFDIANFFGEIDHERLLAEVGRRVSDRRVLKLLRLWLQAGVLVEGVAQRTVAGTRRAG; this is encoded by the coding sequence ATGACCGAGGTGACTCGGTCCAACTACCCCGGCAGGCCTTCGCTTGCCGTAGCCGACGACGAACCGTTGGTGGTGTCGCCGGTGAAAGTGCAACAACTGCAACGGGTGCTATGGGCTGCGGCCAAGCAGTCTGAGGGTCGGCGTTTCCACGCCCTGTATGACCGTATCTACAGGGGTGACGTCCTGTGGGAGGCGTGGGAGCGGGTGCGTAAGAACAAGGGGGCGGCCGGGGTGGATCGGATCACCGTGGCCGCGGTGGAGGACTACGGCGTGGACCGCATGTTGCGCGAGTTGCGTCGTGACCTTCGCGAGGGTGTGTATCTTCCCGCGCCAGCCAGGCGTGTGGAGATTCCGAAACCACGAGGTGGTAAGCGGCCGTTGGGGATTCCTACGGTGCGAGACCGGGTGGCTCAGGCGGCGGCCAAGATCGTGTTGGAACCGATTTTCGAGGCGGACTTTTTGCCGTGCTCGTATGGGTTTCGGCCGAGGCGGTCGGCGGTGATGGCTAAGGAACGCTTGCGGACCGGGTTCATCGAGGGCCAGGTGTTTGTGGTCGAGTTCGATATCGCTAATTTCTTCGGCGAGATCGACCACGAGCGTCTACTTGCCGAGGTGGGTAGGCGGGTCTCGGATCGGCGGGTGCTCAAACTGCTGCGTTTGTGGCTGCAAGCAGGGGTGTTGGTCGAGGGGGTGGCCCAGCGGACGGTCGCGGGCACCCGCAGGGCGGGGTGA